A segment of the Flavobacterium azooxidireducens genome:
TTTTAGTCATTTTTTCTCTAATTGTTTTTCGTGCTCGGGATAAATTTACTCGAACCGCTGTTTCATTCATGTCGAGTATTTTGGCAATTTCTTCAAATTCATATTGCTCGATGTCACGCATTTGAATGATTAATTTTTGTTGTTCAGGCAATTCATTAATCATTTTTTCAACCCAATTCCAACTATCCGAATCCTCCACTTTTTTGTCTAATGAAGCTTCAGTTGATGTAAAATTGTTGTGCACAATTTTCATGTTTGAGGCTCTTTTCGACTTTAATTGATCCAAACAATAATTTTTGGTCATTGTCATCGCAAATGCTTCTACACTCGCATAATTTTCTAAACCATTTTTTTTATCCCACAATTTTACC
Coding sequences within it:
- a CDS encoding RNA polymerase sigma factor, which produces MNQNEFITLIAPFKDKVFRLAKRLLVSNEEAQDATQDILVKLWDKKNGLENYASVEAFAMTMTKNYCLDQLKSKRASNMKIVHNNFTSTEASLDKKVEDSDSWNWVEKMINELPEQQKLIIQMRDIEQYEFEEIAKILDMNETAVRVNLSRARKTIREKMTKTHQYGIS